The following coding sequences lie in one Salmo salar chromosome ssa13, Ssal_v3.1, whole genome shotgun sequence genomic window:
- the LOC106567096 gene encoding hepatocyte nuclear factor 4-alpha isoform X5: MVNVNSQVSTSMEIPFADDSSPAESANMNTANHLGAVALCAICGDRATGKHYGASSCDGCKGFFRRSVRKNHMYSCRFNRQCIVDKDKRNQCRYCRLKKCFRAGMKKEAVQNERDRISTRRSSYEDSSLPSINALIQADVLSRQISSPGPILNGDIRTKKIATVTDVCESMKQQLLVLVEWAKYIPAFCDLPLDDQVALLRAHAGEHLLLGVAKRSMLYKDLLLLGNDHIIPRNCPELEVIRVTVRILDELVLSFQEHQIDDNEYACLKAIVFFDPDAKGLSDPSKIKRMRYQIQVSLEDYINDRQYDSRGRFGELLLLLPTLQSITWQMIEQIQFVKLFGMAKIDNLLQEMLLGGSANEATHTPHSLHPHLVQEHLSNNVIVASNMATPIHNVQISTPETPIPSPPTASSSEHYKMAQGVIATVPKQTSSIPQPTITKQEAI; this comes from the exons ACTCCTCACCGGCTGAGAGTGCCAACATGAACACAGCCAACCACCTCGGGGCGGTCGCCCTGTGTGCCATATGTGGGGACAGGGCCACGGGCAAGCACTACGGGGCCTCTAGCTGTGACGGCTGCAAAGGTTTTTTCCGCCGGAGTGTTCGCAAAAACCACATGTACTCATGCAG GTTCAACAGACAGTGCATTGTGGACAAAGACAAAAGGAATCAATGCAGATACTGTCGATTGAAGAAATGCTTTCGAGCTGGCATGAAAAAAGAAG CTGTACAGAACGAAAGAGACAGAATCAGCACCAGAAGATCTAGCTATGAAGACAGCAGTTTACCATCTATCAATGCACTCATCCAGGCAGATGTACTCTCAAGACAG atATCCTCACCTGGGCCCATACTGAATGGTGACATCAGGACGAAAAAGATAGCGACCGTCACAGATGTGTGTGAATCAATGAAACAGCAGCTGCTGGTGCTGGTAGAATGGGCCAAGTACATCCCTGCCTTCTGTGATCTGCCTCTGGATGACCAG GTGGCATTGCTGCGAGCTCATGCTGGAGAGCATCTTCTGCTTGGAGTTGCAAAGAGGTCTATGTTGTACAAGGACCTCCTGCTATTAG GAAATGACCACATTATTCCCCGGAACTGCCCTGAGTTGGAAGTGATCCGGGTAACAGTTAGGATTCTGGACGAGCTAGTGCTGTCCTTCCAGGAGCACCAGATAGACGACAATGAATACGCTTGTTTGAAAGCCATTGTTTTCTTCGATCCAG ATGCCAAAGGTCTGAGTGACCCCAGTAAGATCAAGCGAATGCGTTACCAGATTCAGGTCAGCCTAGAGGACTACATCAACGACCGGCAGTATGACTCCCGGGGGCGCTTCGGAGAGCTGCTCCTGCTGCTGCCCACACTACAGAGCATCACCTGGCAGATGATCGAACAGATACAGTTTGTCAAGCTATTTGGGATGGCCAAGATTGACAACCTGCTCCAAGAGATGCTCTTAGGAG GTTCTGCTAACGAGGCAACTCACAcacctcactctctccatccACACCTGGTTCAGGAACACCTCAGCAACAATGTCATTGTGGCCAGCAACATGGCTACTCCCATCCATAACGTCCAAATCT CCACTCCTGAAACTCCAATTCCCTCTCCTCCCACAGCCTCTAGTTCAGAACACTATAAGATGGCTCAAGGGGTTATAGCCACCGTGCCCAAGCAAACTAGCTCCATCCCGCAGCCAACCATCACCAAACAAGAAGCCATCTAA
- the LOC106567096 gene encoding hepatocyte nuclear factor 4-alpha isoform X3 — protein sequence MVNVNSQVSTSMEIPFADDSSPAESANMNTANHLGAVALCAICGDRATGKHYGASSCDGCKGFFRRSVRKNHMYSCRFNRQCIVDKDKRNQCRYCRLKKCFRAGMKKEGIQFIQLHSNAVQNERDRISTRRSSYEDSSLPSINALIQADVLSRQISSPGPILNGDIRTKKIATVTDVCESMKQQLLVLVEWAKYIPAFCDLPLDDQVALLRAHAGEHLLLGVAKRSMLYKDLLLLGNDHIIPRNCPELEVIRVTVRILDELVLSFQEHQIDDNEYACLKAIVFFDPDAKGLSDPSKIKRMRYQIQVSLEDYINDRQYDSRGRFGELLLLLPTLQSITWQMIEQIQFVKLFGMAKIDNLLQEMLLGGSANEATHTPHSLHPHLVQEHLSNNVIVASNMATPIHNVQISTPETPIPSPPTASSSEHYKMAQGVIATVPKQTSSIPQPTITKQEAI from the exons ACTCCTCACCGGCTGAGAGTGCCAACATGAACACAGCCAACCACCTCGGGGCGGTCGCCCTGTGTGCCATATGTGGGGACAGGGCCACGGGCAAGCACTACGGGGCCTCTAGCTGTGACGGCTGCAAAGGTTTTTTCCGCCGGAGTGTTCGCAAAAACCACATGTACTCATGCAG GTTCAACAGACAGTGCATTGTGGACAAAGACAAAAGGAATCAATGCAGATACTGTCGATTGAAGAAATGCTTTCGAGCTGGCATGAAAAAAGAAGGTATACAATTCATTCAACTTCATTCAAATG CTGTACAGAACGAAAGAGACAGAATCAGCACCAGAAGATCTAGCTATGAAGACAGCAGTTTACCATCTATCAATGCACTCATCCAGGCAGATGTACTCTCAAGACAG atATCCTCACCTGGGCCCATACTGAATGGTGACATCAGGACGAAAAAGATAGCGACCGTCACAGATGTGTGTGAATCAATGAAACAGCAGCTGCTGGTGCTGGTAGAATGGGCCAAGTACATCCCTGCCTTCTGTGATCTGCCTCTGGATGACCAG GTGGCATTGCTGCGAGCTCATGCTGGAGAGCATCTTCTGCTTGGAGTTGCAAAGAGGTCTATGTTGTACAAGGACCTCCTGCTATTAG GAAATGACCACATTATTCCCCGGAACTGCCCTGAGTTGGAAGTGATCCGGGTAACAGTTAGGATTCTGGACGAGCTAGTGCTGTCCTTCCAGGAGCACCAGATAGACGACAATGAATACGCTTGTTTGAAAGCCATTGTTTTCTTCGATCCAG ATGCCAAAGGTCTGAGTGACCCCAGTAAGATCAAGCGAATGCGTTACCAGATTCAGGTCAGCCTAGAGGACTACATCAACGACCGGCAGTATGACTCCCGGGGGCGCTTCGGAGAGCTGCTCCTGCTGCTGCCCACACTACAGAGCATCACCTGGCAGATGATCGAACAGATACAGTTTGTCAAGCTATTTGGGATGGCCAAGATTGACAACCTGCTCCAAGAGATGCTCTTAGGAG GTTCTGCTAACGAGGCAACTCACAcacctcactctctccatccACACCTGGTTCAGGAACACCTCAGCAACAATGTCATTGTGGCCAGCAACATGGCTACTCCCATCCATAACGTCCAAATCT CCACTCCTGAAACTCCAATTCCCTCTCCTCCCACAGCCTCTAGTTCAGAACACTATAAGATGGCTCAAGGGGTTATAGCCACCGTGCCCAAGCAAACTAGCTCCATCCCGCAGCCAACCATCACCAAACAAGAAGCCATCTAA
- the LOC106567096 gene encoding hepatocyte nuclear factor 4-alpha isoform X2 — protein sequence MDMADYSDALDPAYTTLEFENMQVLSMGTDSSPAESANMNTANHLGAVALCAICGDRATGKHYGASSCDGCKGFFRRSVRKNHMYSCRFNRQCIVDKDKRNQCRYCRLKKCFRAGMKKEAVQNERDRISTRRSSYEDSSLPSINALIQADVLSRQISSPGPILNGDIRTKKIATVTDVCESMKQQLLVLVEWAKYIPAFCDLPLDDQVALLRAHAGEHLLLGVAKRSMLYKDLLLLGNDHIIPRNCPELEVIRVTVRILDELVLSFQEHQIDDNEYACLKAIVFFDPDAKGLSDPSKIKRMRYQIQVSLEDYINDRQYDSRGRFGELLLLLPTLQSITWQMIEQIQFVKLFGMAKIDNLLQEMLLGGSANEATHTPHSLHPHLVQEHLSNNVIVASNMATPIHNVQISTPETPIPSPPTASSSEHYKMAQGVIATVPKQTSSIPQPTITKQEAI from the exons ATGGACATGGCAGACTATAGTGACGCCCTGGACCCAGCCTACACCACATTGGAATTTGAAAACATGCAAGTGCTCTCCATGGGCACAG ACTCCTCACCGGCTGAGAGTGCCAACATGAACACAGCCAACCACCTCGGGGCGGTCGCCCTGTGTGCCATATGTGGGGACAGGGCCACGGGCAAGCACTACGGGGCCTCTAGCTGTGACGGCTGCAAAGGTTTTTTCCGCCGGAGTGTTCGCAAAAACCACATGTACTCATGCAG GTTCAACAGACAGTGCATTGTGGACAAAGACAAAAGGAATCAATGCAGATACTGTCGATTGAAGAAATGCTTTCGAGCTGGCATGAAAAAAGAAG CTGTACAGAACGAAAGAGACAGAATCAGCACCAGAAGATCTAGCTATGAAGACAGCAGTTTACCATCTATCAATGCACTCATCCAGGCAGATGTACTCTCAAGACAG atATCCTCACCTGGGCCCATACTGAATGGTGACATCAGGACGAAAAAGATAGCGACCGTCACAGATGTGTGTGAATCAATGAAACAGCAGCTGCTGGTGCTGGTAGAATGGGCCAAGTACATCCCTGCCTTCTGTGATCTGCCTCTGGATGACCAG GTGGCATTGCTGCGAGCTCATGCTGGAGAGCATCTTCTGCTTGGAGTTGCAAAGAGGTCTATGTTGTACAAGGACCTCCTGCTATTAG GAAATGACCACATTATTCCCCGGAACTGCCCTGAGTTGGAAGTGATCCGGGTAACAGTTAGGATTCTGGACGAGCTAGTGCTGTCCTTCCAGGAGCACCAGATAGACGACAATGAATACGCTTGTTTGAAAGCCATTGTTTTCTTCGATCCAG ATGCCAAAGGTCTGAGTGACCCCAGTAAGATCAAGCGAATGCGTTACCAGATTCAGGTCAGCCTAGAGGACTACATCAACGACCGGCAGTATGACTCCCGGGGGCGCTTCGGAGAGCTGCTCCTGCTGCTGCCCACACTACAGAGCATCACCTGGCAGATGATCGAACAGATACAGTTTGTCAAGCTATTTGGGATGGCCAAGATTGACAACCTGCTCCAAGAGATGCTCTTAGGAG GTTCTGCTAACGAGGCAACTCACAcacctcactctctccatccACACCTGGTTCAGGAACACCTCAGCAACAATGTCATTGTGGCCAGCAACATGGCTACTCCCATCCATAACGTCCAAATCT CCACTCCTGAAACTCCAATTCCCTCTCCTCCCACAGCCTCTAGTTCAGAACACTATAAGATGGCTCAAGGGGTTATAGCCACCGTGCCCAAGCAAACTAGCTCCATCCCGCAGCCAACCATCACCAAACAAGAAGCCATCTAA
- the LOC106567096 gene encoding hepatocyte nuclear factor 4-alpha isoform X4, translating to MYGEKHGTLHGHLTTPDSSPAESANMNTANHLGAVALCAICGDRATGKHYGASSCDGCKGFFRRSVRKNHMYSCRFNRQCIVDKDKRNQCRYCRLKKCFRAGMKKEGIQFIQLHSNAVQNERDRISTRRSSYEDSSLPSINALIQADVLSRQISSPGPILNGDIRTKKIATVTDVCESMKQQLLVLVEWAKYIPAFCDLPLDDQVALLRAHAGEHLLLGVAKRSMLYKDLLLLGNDHIIPRNCPELEVIRVTVRILDELVLSFQEHQIDDNEYACLKAIVFFDPDAKGLSDPSKIKRMRYQIQVSLEDYINDRQYDSRGRFGELLLLLPTLQSITWQMIEQIQFVKLFGMAKIDNLLQEMLLGGSANEATHTPHSLHPHLVQEHLSNNVIVASNMATPIHNVQISTPETPIPSPPTASSSEHYKMAQGVIATVPKQTSSIPQPTITKQEAI from the exons ACTCCTCACCGGCTGAGAGTGCCAACATGAACACAGCCAACCACCTCGGGGCGGTCGCCCTGTGTGCCATATGTGGGGACAGGGCCACGGGCAAGCACTACGGGGCCTCTAGCTGTGACGGCTGCAAAGGTTTTTTCCGCCGGAGTGTTCGCAAAAACCACATGTACTCATGCAG GTTCAACAGACAGTGCATTGTGGACAAAGACAAAAGGAATCAATGCAGATACTGTCGATTGAAGAAATGCTTTCGAGCTGGCATGAAAAAAGAAGGTATACAATTCATTCAACTTCATTCAAATG CTGTACAGAACGAAAGAGACAGAATCAGCACCAGAAGATCTAGCTATGAAGACAGCAGTTTACCATCTATCAATGCACTCATCCAGGCAGATGTACTCTCAAGACAG atATCCTCACCTGGGCCCATACTGAATGGTGACATCAGGACGAAAAAGATAGCGACCGTCACAGATGTGTGTGAATCAATGAAACAGCAGCTGCTGGTGCTGGTAGAATGGGCCAAGTACATCCCTGCCTTCTGTGATCTGCCTCTGGATGACCAG GTGGCATTGCTGCGAGCTCATGCTGGAGAGCATCTTCTGCTTGGAGTTGCAAAGAGGTCTATGTTGTACAAGGACCTCCTGCTATTAG GAAATGACCACATTATTCCCCGGAACTGCCCTGAGTTGGAAGTGATCCGGGTAACAGTTAGGATTCTGGACGAGCTAGTGCTGTCCTTCCAGGAGCACCAGATAGACGACAATGAATACGCTTGTTTGAAAGCCATTGTTTTCTTCGATCCAG ATGCCAAAGGTCTGAGTGACCCCAGTAAGATCAAGCGAATGCGTTACCAGATTCAGGTCAGCCTAGAGGACTACATCAACGACCGGCAGTATGACTCCCGGGGGCGCTTCGGAGAGCTGCTCCTGCTGCTGCCCACACTACAGAGCATCACCTGGCAGATGATCGAACAGATACAGTTTGTCAAGCTATTTGGGATGGCCAAGATTGACAACCTGCTCCAAGAGATGCTCTTAGGAG GTTCTGCTAACGAGGCAACTCACAcacctcactctctccatccACACCTGGTTCAGGAACACCTCAGCAACAATGTCATTGTGGCCAGCAACATGGCTACTCCCATCCATAACGTCCAAATCT CCACTCCTGAAACTCCAATTCCCTCTCCTCCCACAGCCTCTAGTTCAGAACACTATAAGATGGCTCAAGGGGTTATAGCCACCGTGCCCAAGCAAACTAGCTCCATCCCGCAGCCAACCATCACCAAACAAGAAGCCATCTAA
- the LOC106567096 gene encoding hepatocyte nuclear factor 4-alpha isoform X1, with product MDMADYSDALDPAYTTLEFENMQVLSMGTDSSPAESANMNTANHLGAVALCAICGDRATGKHYGASSCDGCKGFFRRSVRKNHMYSCRFNRQCIVDKDKRNQCRYCRLKKCFRAGMKKEGIQFIQLHSNAVQNERDRISTRRSSYEDSSLPSINALIQADVLSRQISSPGPILNGDIRTKKIATVTDVCESMKQQLLVLVEWAKYIPAFCDLPLDDQVALLRAHAGEHLLLGVAKRSMLYKDLLLLGNDHIIPRNCPELEVIRVTVRILDELVLSFQEHQIDDNEYACLKAIVFFDPDAKGLSDPSKIKRMRYQIQVSLEDYINDRQYDSRGRFGELLLLLPTLQSITWQMIEQIQFVKLFGMAKIDNLLQEMLLGGSANEATHTPHSLHPHLVQEHLSNNVIVASNMATPIHNVQISTPETPIPSPPTASSSEHYKMAQGVIATVPKQTSSIPQPTITKQEAI from the exons ATGGACATGGCAGACTATAGTGACGCCCTGGACCCAGCCTACACCACATTGGAATTTGAAAACATGCAAGTGCTCTCCATGGGCACAG ACTCCTCACCGGCTGAGAGTGCCAACATGAACACAGCCAACCACCTCGGGGCGGTCGCCCTGTGTGCCATATGTGGGGACAGGGCCACGGGCAAGCACTACGGGGCCTCTAGCTGTGACGGCTGCAAAGGTTTTTTCCGCCGGAGTGTTCGCAAAAACCACATGTACTCATGCAG GTTCAACAGACAGTGCATTGTGGACAAAGACAAAAGGAATCAATGCAGATACTGTCGATTGAAGAAATGCTTTCGAGCTGGCATGAAAAAAGAAGGTATACAATTCATTCAACTTCATTCAAATG CTGTACAGAACGAAAGAGACAGAATCAGCACCAGAAGATCTAGCTATGAAGACAGCAGTTTACCATCTATCAATGCACTCATCCAGGCAGATGTACTCTCAAGACAG atATCCTCACCTGGGCCCATACTGAATGGTGACATCAGGACGAAAAAGATAGCGACCGTCACAGATGTGTGTGAATCAATGAAACAGCAGCTGCTGGTGCTGGTAGAATGGGCCAAGTACATCCCTGCCTTCTGTGATCTGCCTCTGGATGACCAG GTGGCATTGCTGCGAGCTCATGCTGGAGAGCATCTTCTGCTTGGAGTTGCAAAGAGGTCTATGTTGTACAAGGACCTCCTGCTATTAG GAAATGACCACATTATTCCCCGGAACTGCCCTGAGTTGGAAGTGATCCGGGTAACAGTTAGGATTCTGGACGAGCTAGTGCTGTCCTTCCAGGAGCACCAGATAGACGACAATGAATACGCTTGTTTGAAAGCCATTGTTTTCTTCGATCCAG ATGCCAAAGGTCTGAGTGACCCCAGTAAGATCAAGCGAATGCGTTACCAGATTCAGGTCAGCCTAGAGGACTACATCAACGACCGGCAGTATGACTCCCGGGGGCGCTTCGGAGAGCTGCTCCTGCTGCTGCCCACACTACAGAGCATCACCTGGCAGATGATCGAACAGATACAGTTTGTCAAGCTATTTGGGATGGCCAAGATTGACAACCTGCTCCAAGAGATGCTCTTAGGAG GTTCTGCTAACGAGGCAACTCACAcacctcactctctccatccACACCTGGTTCAGGAACACCTCAGCAACAATGTCATTGTGGCCAGCAACATGGCTACTCCCATCCATAACGTCCAAATCT CCACTCCTGAAACTCCAATTCCCTCTCCTCCCACAGCCTCTAGTTCAGAACACTATAAGATGGCTCAAGGGGTTATAGCCACCGTGCCCAAGCAAACTAGCTCCATCCCGCAGCCAACCATCACCAAACAAGAAGCCATCTAA